Proteins encoded by one window of Rouxiella chamberiensis:
- a CDS encoding threo-3-hydroxy-L-aspartate ammonia-lyase: MILPDYEDVVAAAQRIEGYAHKTPVMQSSILNHALDAEIFFKCENLQRMGAFKFRGAFNALAQLDASQRKRGVIAFSSGNHAQGIALSASLLGIPATIVMPLDAPKAKRAATEGYGANVVQYDRYTQDREAITAELAEKFGYTVIHAYDYAPVIAGQGTAVKELIEEVGELDALFAPLGGGGLLAGSALAARALSPDCKIYGVEPEAGNDGQQSFRTGSIVKIGTPKTLADGAQTSALGHLNFSIIQRDVSDIYTATDAQLVNEMAFFASRMKLVVEPTGCLGLAAVRAQAESLRGKRVGIVISGGNVDLDNYSRLLAGAF, encoded by the coding sequence AGAATTGAAGGTTATGCCCATAAAACGCCGGTCATGCAGTCCAGCATTCTGAATCACGCGCTCGACGCCGAGATTTTCTTTAAATGTGAAAACTTGCAGCGGATGGGAGCATTCAAGTTTCGTGGCGCTTTCAACGCCCTGGCCCAATTGGATGCGTCGCAGCGCAAGCGTGGCGTTATCGCATTCTCGTCGGGCAATCACGCACAGGGTATTGCCCTCTCGGCCTCGTTATTGGGCATTCCCGCCACTATCGTCATGCCTCTGGATGCGCCCAAGGCAAAACGTGCTGCAACGGAAGGTTACGGTGCCAACGTCGTGCAATATGACCGCTACACGCAAGACAGAGAGGCGATTACCGCCGAACTGGCTGAAAAATTTGGTTATACCGTGATCCATGCCTATGACTACGCCCCCGTGATTGCGGGTCAGGGCACGGCTGTAAAAGAGTTGATAGAAGAAGTGGGTGAACTCGACGCCCTCTTTGCGCCGCTGGGCGGTGGCGGCTTGCTTGCCGGTTCGGCGCTGGCCGCGCGCGCGCTTTCGCCTGACTGCAAGATCTATGGGGTTGAGCCCGAGGCGGGCAACGACGGCCAGCAATCATTTCGCACAGGATCGATTGTAAAGATAGGCACGCCGAAAACCCTGGCCGATGGCGCTCAGACCTCGGCACTGGGTCATCTCAACTTTTCTATTATTCAGCGCGACGTCAGCGATATATACACGGCAACGGACGCCCAGCTAGTCAATGAGATGGCCTTTTTTGCCTCGCGCATGAAGCTGGTTGTGGAACCTACCGGTTGTCTTGGGCTTGCGGCGGTGCGCGCGCAGGCTGAATCGCTGCGCGGTAAGCGCGTCGGCATAGTGATCAGTGGCGGCAATGTTGACCTCGATAACTACAGTCGACTGCTTGCCGGTGCCTTTTAA
- a CDS encoding DSD1 family PLP-dependent enzyme, whose product MTDNTYPLDISIHDRDTPFLLLDSSKLERNVARLRAHTARFGVPLRPHLKTVKSVEAARLILADGTGPATVSTLKEAEVFSAAGCKDLIYAVGIAPRKLARVVALLKEGTDISVILDSIEQAHAVARYSREAGVKIPALIEIDSDGHRSGVVPGDALLIEIGKILHNEGAELRGIITHAGESYHCKTLQAHQAMAEKERAAAVACADALREAGLPSPVVSVGSTPTAHFSEDLTGVTEVRAGVFTLFDLVMTGAGVCQTSDIALFVVATVIGHQHQKGWIMVDAGWMAMSRDRGTAAQEVDQRYGIVCSMEGEPLGDLIMIDVNQEHGILALRPGSQQTLPTLPYGSRVRILPNHACATVSQHGEFAVVRDGSEHIEALWPIIHGW is encoded by the coding sequence ATGACCGATAACACTTATCCGCTCGACATCAGTATCCATGACAGAGACACGCCGTTTTTGCTGCTTGACAGTAGCAAGCTTGAGCGCAATGTTGCCCGTTTACGAGCGCACACGGCACGTTTTGGGGTGCCGCTGCGTCCTCACCTTAAAACGGTAAAATCGGTCGAAGCCGCAAGACTGATTCTGGCGGACGGCACAGGCCCCGCCACGGTTTCCACTCTCAAAGAGGCCGAAGTTTTTTCGGCTGCGGGATGTAAAGATCTCATCTATGCCGTGGGCATTGCCCCGCGTAAACTGGCGCGAGTCGTGGCGTTGCTCAAGGAGGGTACCGACATCAGCGTTATTCTCGACAGCATCGAACAGGCCCACGCGGTGGCTCGATATTCTCGCGAAGCGGGGGTAAAAATCCCCGCACTCATTGAAATAGACAGCGACGGTCATCGCAGTGGCGTCGTGCCCGGCGACGCGCTGTTAATTGAAATTGGCAAGATTCTGCATAACGAAGGGGCCGAATTACGCGGGATTATTACCCACGCCGGGGAATCCTATCACTGTAAAACCTTGCAGGCGCACCAGGCAATGGCCGAGAAAGAGCGCGCGGCGGCGGTTGCCTGTGCCGATGCGCTGCGCGAGGCCGGATTGCCGAGTCCGGTCGTCAGCGTTGGCTCGACGCCAACGGCACATTTCAGTGAAGATCTTACGGGCGTTACTGAAGTCCGCGCGGGCGTATTTACACTGTTTGATCTGGTCATGACGGGTGCCGGCGTCTGCCAGACTTCAGACATTGCGCTTTTCGTCGTGGCTACCGTGATAGGCCATCAGCATCAGAAAGGCTGGATTATGGTCGATGCCGGCTGGATGGCGATGTCGCGGGATCGCGGTACAGCCGCACAGGAAGTCGATCAACGCTATGGCATTGTCTGCTCGATGGAAGGCGAACCTCTGGGCGATTTGATAATGATCGATGTCAATCAGGAGCATGGCATTCTTGCGTTGCGACCGGGTAGCCAGCAGACGCTGCCCACTCTTCCCTACGGCAGTCGCGTACGGATATTGCCGAACCATGCCTGCGCCACGGTAAGCCAGCATGGCGAATTCGCCGTAGTGCGTGATGGCAGTGAGCATATTGAAGCCCTCTGGCCTATCATCCACGGCTGGTAA